From a single Verrucomicrobiota bacterium genomic region:
- a CDS encoding Gfo/Idh/MocA family oxidoreductase produces the protein MAGKTINVGLIGYGFMGKAHSNGYLSAPRYFNLKAQPVLKVVCGLEADVAAAFAAQWGWETSTSDWREVVARDDIDLVDISTPNNVHKEIAVAAAKAGKHIVCEKPLAMNAAEGEAMVKAASAAKVVNMVNHNYRRVPAIALAKQMIDAGELGDIYHFRAVYLQDWITDPNFPLVWRLRKELTGSGVHGDLNAHIIDLALWLVGPIAEVTGMMKTFITERPLPAEEGSLAAQSGGAGSARKMGKVTVDDATAFLARFTGGAMGTFESSRFGTGRRNGQRFEINGSKGSIVFELERLNELQFYNHTDATGRQGFRLIHVTEPSHPYIANYWPAGHIIGWEHTFINAVADVVNGIVAKKDVHPTFADGLATQKVLDAVEESANTGAWVHIG, from the coding sequence CGGCAAGACGATCAATGTGGGGCTCATTGGCTATGGGTTCATGGGCAAGGCGCACTCGAACGGATACCTGAGCGCGCCGAGGTACTTCAACCTCAAGGCGCAGCCCGTGCTCAAGGTGGTGTGCGGTCTCGAGGCCGACGTGGCGGCGGCGTTCGCCGCACAGTGGGGCTGGGAGACCTCCACGAGCGATTGGCGCGAGGTGGTGGCGCGCGACGATATTGACCTCGTGGATATTTCGACGCCGAACAACGTGCACAAGGAGATCGCGGTCGCCGCGGCCAAGGCGGGCAAGCACATCGTGTGTGAGAAACCGCTGGCGATGAACGCGGCCGAGGGCGAGGCGATGGTCAAAGCGGCCTCCGCCGCCAAGGTCGTCAATATGGTCAACCACAACTACCGCCGCGTGCCGGCGATCGCGCTGGCCAAGCAGATGATCGACGCGGGCGAGCTCGGCGACATCTACCATTTCCGCGCCGTCTATCTGCAGGACTGGATCACCGATCCCAACTTCCCGCTCGTGTGGCGCCTGCGCAAGGAGTTGACGGGCAGCGGCGTGCACGGCGACCTCAACGCGCACATCATTGACCTGGCGCTGTGGCTCGTCGGGCCGATTGCCGAGGTGACCGGCATGATGAAGACGTTCATCACCGAGCGGCCCTTGCCGGCGGAAGAAGGGAGTCTGGCCGCTCAGAGCGGCGGCGCTGGGAGCGCCAGGAAGATGGGGAAGGTTACCGTGGACGACGCGACCGCGTTCCTCGCGCGTTTCACAGGCGGTGCCATGGGCACGTTTGAGTCGAGCCGGTTCGGCACAGGGCGCAGGAATGGACAGCGCTTCGAGATCAACGGCTCGAAAGGCTCGATCGTCTTCGAGCTCGAGCGGCTCAATGAGCTGCAGTTCTACAACCACACCGATGCGACCGGCCGTCAGGGCTTCCGCCTGATCCATGTCACGGAACCGAGCCACCCGTACATCGCCAACTACTGGCCCGCCGGACACATCATCGGATGGGAACACACGTTCATCAACGCGGTGGCCGACGTGGTCAACGGCATCGTGGCCAAGAAGGACGTCCACCCGACGTTCGCCGATGGGCTGGCGACGCAAAAGGTCCTCGATGCCGTCGAGGAGTCGGCCAACACGGGGGCCTGGGTCCATATCGGCTAG